From the genome of Malus domestica chromosome 04, GDT2T_hap1, one region includes:
- the LOC103419873 gene encoding heavy metal-associated isoprenylated plant protein 6 isoform X1 translates to MGEEKEAPKNDGEKKPADAAPKKDDGVVTVVLKTDIHCEGCAKKIKRAVKKFEGVEQVKTDSAANILTVTGKVNPAGLKEKLEQKIKKKIDLVSPQPKKDGGGGGGDKKPAAEGKAEKKDDEKKPADEKKPAEDKKPIEAPKENSVVLKIRLHCEGCMHKMKSKISKFKGVNSVSFDAPKDLVMVKGFMDVKELVPYLKEKFRRAVEVVPPKKDDGGAADKKSKDGGGDKKEKEAAGGDKKEKDGGGEKKDKAVAAGDGAAAGGGGGGGGGAPKMEVSKREYNGYPYPPPSYYWYDEGHVYNHNKFVMEAQAHQAHVSQGSSSHGYAVPMEHYPAPQMFSDENPNGCSVM, encoded by the exons ATGGGTGAG GAAAAGGAAGCGCCGAAGAATGACGGCGAGAAAAAGCCGGCTGACGCCGCCCCCAAGAAGGACGACGGGGTGGTCACCGTCGTCTTGAAGACCGACATCCATTGCGAGGGATGCGCCAAGAAAATCAAACGAGCTGTCAAGAAATTCGAAG GCGTTGAACAAGTGAAGACGGATAGTGCAGCCAACATACTGACTGTGACTGGGAAAGTTAACCCCGCCGGGCTTAAGGAGAAACTGGAGCAGAAGATTAAGAAGAAGATCGACCTGGTCTCTCCTCAGCCCAAAAAAGAtggcggtggcggtggtggaGACAAGAAACCTGCCGCAGAGGGAAAGGCTGAGAAAAAGGATGATGAGAAAAAGCCAGCTGATGAGAAAAAGCCGGCTGAAGACAAAAAGCCCATAGAGGCACCCAAAGAG AATTCTGTGGTGCTGAAGATCAGATTACATTGTGAGGGTTGCATGCACAAGATGAAGAGTAAAATCTCCAAGTTTAAAG GTGTTAACAGTGTGAGCTTTGATGCACCCAAAGACCTGGTAATGGTGAAGGGATTCATGGATGTAAAAGAACTTGTACCCTACCTCAAAGAGAAGTTCCGGAGGGCCGTGGAAGTGGTCCCACCCAAGAAAGATGACGGCGGAGCTGCCGACAAGAAGTCAAAAGACGGCGGTGGTgacaagaaggaaaaggaagccGCAGGAGGTGataagaaagagaaagacgGTGGTGGTGAGAAGAAAGATAAAGCAGTCGCAGCAGGTGACGGCGCCGCCGCAggcggtggaggaggaggaggaggaggcgcCCCCAAGATGGAGGTGAGCAAGAGGGAGTATAATGGGTACCCTTACCCACCTCCTTCATACTATTGGTACGACGAAGGGCACGTTTACAACCACAACAAGTTTGTCATGGAGGCTCAAGCGCACCAGGCGCACGTTAGCCAGGGGTCCTCTAGCCATGGCTACGCTGTGCCGATGGAACACTACCCTGCGCCGCAGATGTTCAGTGACGAGAATCCGAACGGTTGTTCGGTGATGTAG
- the LOC103419873 gene encoding heavy metal-associated isoprenylated plant protein 6 isoform X2, whose protein sequence is MRQENQTSCQEIRSIGVEQVKTDSAANILTVTGKVNPAGLKEKLEQKIKKKIDLVSPQPKKDGGGGGGDKKPAAEGKAEKKDDEKKPADEKKPAEDKKPIEAPKENSVVLKIRLHCEGCMHKMKSKISKFKGVNSVSFDAPKDLVMVKGFMDVKELVPYLKEKFRRAVEVVPPKKDDGGAADKKSKDGGGDKKEKEAAGGDKKEKDGGGEKKDKAVAAGDGAAAGGGGGGGGGAPKMEVSKREYNGYPYPPPSYYWYDEGHVYNHNKFVMEAQAHQAHVSQGSSSHGYAVPMEHYPAPQMFSDENPNGCSVM, encoded by the exons ATGCGCCAAGAAAATCAAACGAGCTGTCAAGAAATTCGAAG TATAGGCGTTGAACAAGTGAAGACGGATAGTGCAGCCAACATACTGACTGTGACTGGGAAAGTTAACCCCGCCGGGCTTAAGGAGAAACTGGAGCAGAAGATTAAGAAGAAGATCGACCTGGTCTCTCCTCAGCCCAAAAAAGAtggcggtggcggtggtggaGACAAGAAACCTGCCGCAGAGGGAAAGGCTGAGAAAAAGGATGATGAGAAAAAGCCAGCTGATGAGAAAAAGCCGGCTGAAGACAAAAAGCCCATAGAGGCACCCAAAGAG AATTCTGTGGTGCTGAAGATCAGATTACATTGTGAGGGTTGCATGCACAAGATGAAGAGTAAAATCTCCAAGTTTAAAG GTGTTAACAGTGTGAGCTTTGATGCACCCAAAGACCTGGTAATGGTGAAGGGATTCATGGATGTAAAAGAACTTGTACCCTACCTCAAAGAGAAGTTCCGGAGGGCCGTGGAAGTGGTCCCACCCAAGAAAGATGACGGCGGAGCTGCCGACAAGAAGTCAAAAGACGGCGGTGGTgacaagaaggaaaaggaagccGCAGGAGGTGataagaaagagaaagacgGTGGTGGTGAGAAGAAAGATAAAGCAGTCGCAGCAGGTGACGGCGCCGCCGCAggcggtggaggaggaggaggaggaggcgcCCCCAAGATGGAGGTGAGCAAGAGGGAGTATAATGGGTACCCTTACCCACCTCCTTCATACTATTGGTACGACGAAGGGCACGTTTACAACCACAACAAGTTTGTCATGGAGGCTCAAGCGCACCAGGCGCACGTTAGCCAGGGGTCCTCTAGCCATGGCTACGCTGTGCCGATGGAACACTACCCTGCGCCGCAGATGTTCAGTGACGAGAATCCGAACGGTTGTTCGGTGATGTAG